Proteins encoded by one window of Methylosinus sp. PW1:
- a CDS encoding transposase — protein sequence MSGNVLDPDHPRLAPAPERKLETSIGRERRSRRPDENRHREEVIREVLTREGERLSQEVIRKLTSDLGVSRATAYRMIKTFRSCGAVTAPMTRPVGRPKGARVLDSARETLIRDTIESFYLQPSRPKFSQLVREIAKRCLKERLPAPNWRTIKARVHDIDIQTRARRRSETE from the coding sequence ATGAGCGGAAATGTTCTCGATCCCGACCATCCCCGCCTGGCCCCGGCGCCCGAACGCAAGCTCGAGACGTCGATTGGACGCGAGAGACGCAGCCGGCGCCCGGATGAGAATCGTCATCGCGAGGAGGTCATTCGCGAGGTTCTCACGCGCGAGGGCGAGCGCCTGTCGCAAGAGGTCATTCGCAAGCTGACCAGCGATCTCGGCGTTTCCCGCGCCACCGCCTATCGCATGATCAAGACCTTCCGCAGCTGCGGCGCCGTCACCGCGCCGATGACGCGTCCGGTCGGCCGCCCAAAGGGCGCGCGTGTACTCGATTCGGCGCGCGAGACTCTCATTCGCGATACGATCGAGAGCTTCTATCTGCAGCCTTCGCGGCCCAAGTTCAGCCAGCTGGTGCGCGAGATCGCCAAGCGCTGCTTGAAGGAGCGGTTGCCGGCGCCCAATTGGCGCACCATCAAGGCGCGCGTGCACGACATCGACATTCAGACGCGGGCGCGGCGGCGTAGCGAGACCGAGTAG
- the pgi gene encoding glucose-6-phosphate isomerase, translating to MSRPRVLKAMAALQERAPILRATRTLDLFADDADRFTKFSVALDDFLLDFSKHRIDGETMRLLVDLARAADLEGARASLFAGEPVNVTEGRAAAHWALRDLSDRPLIVGGENVRGAVEAEREKVYAFARALRSGESRGAGGAPFSDIVNIGIGGSDLGPAMAARALAPFGKGGPRAHFVSNVDGADMADTLAGLDPARTLFIVSSKTFTTQETMANAALARAFIVERLGEAAVAAHFAAVSTRLDKVAEFGVDPSRVFGFWDWVGGRYSIWSAIGLSLVIAIGPENFTEFLRGGFDMDEHFRSAPPERNIPALMGLIGVFHRDVEGRAAQAIIPYDQRLARFPAYLQQLDMESNGKSVARDGGVAEFATGPIVFGEPGTNGQHAFFQLLHQGTDVTPIDFLIAAEPIDADAHHHALLVSNCLAQSEAFMRGRTLAEAKAQLAAAGLDAARVEALAPHKVFTGDRPSSVLLYRRLDPRTLGRLVALYEHKVFVQSVIWDINPFDQWGVELGKELANRLAPIVEDKNAPLAGLDGSTAGLIRWRRRET from the coding sequence ATGTCCCGTCCGCGCGTTCTAAAAGCGATGGCGGCGCTGCAGGAGCGTGCGCCGATCTTGCGCGCCACGCGCACGCTCGATCTGTTTGCCGACGACGCCGATCGCTTCACGAAATTCTCGGTGGCGCTGGATGACTTCCTGCTGGATTTCTCCAAGCATCGGATCGACGGCGAGACCATGCGTCTGCTCGTCGATCTCGCCCGCGCCGCCGATCTCGAGGGCGCGCGCGCGTCGCTGTTCGCCGGCGAGCCCGTCAATGTCACCGAGGGCCGCGCGGCCGCCCATTGGGCGTTGCGCGATCTCTCGGATCGCCCGCTCATCGTCGGCGGCGAGAATGTGCGCGGCGCGGTCGAGGCGGAGCGCGAGAAAGTCTATGCATTTGCGCGCGCGCTGCGTTCGGGCGAGTCACGCGGCGCCGGCGGCGCGCCGTTCAGCGATATCGTCAATATCGGCATAGGCGGCTCTGATCTCGGCCCGGCCATGGCGGCGCGCGCGCTCGCGCCCTTCGGCAAAGGCGGCCCGCGCGCGCATTTCGTCTCCAATGTCGACGGCGCCGATATGGCGGACACGCTCGCCGGGCTCGATCCGGCGCGCACATTGTTCATCGTCTCCTCCAAGACATTCACCACGCAGGAGACCATGGCCAACGCCGCGCTGGCGCGCGCTTTCATCGTGGAGCGCCTCGGCGAGGCGGCGGTGGCGGCGCATTTCGCCGCCGTGTCGACGCGGCTCGACAAGGTCGCAGAATTCGGCGTCGATCCGTCGCGCGTCTTCGGCTTTTGGGATTGGGTCGGCGGACGCTATTCCATCTGGTCGGCCATCGGCCTCTCGCTCGTCATCGCCATAGGCCCGGAGAATTTCACCGAATTTCTGCGCGGTGGCTTCGACATGGACGAGCATTTCCGCAGCGCGCCGCCGGAGCGCAATATTCCGGCGCTGATGGGGCTGATCGGCGTGTTTCATCGCGACGTCGAGGGCAGGGCGGCGCAGGCGATCATTCCCTATGACCAGCGCCTCGCGCGTTTTCCCGCTTATCTGCAGCAGCTCGACATGGAGTCGAACGGCAAATCGGTGGCGCGCGACGGCGGCGTCGCGGAATTCGCGACCGGGCCGATCGTGTTCGGCGAGCCGGGCACCAATGGTCAGCACGCTTTTTTCCAGCTGCTGCATCAGGGAACCGACGTCACGCCGATCGATTTCCTCATCGCCGCCGAGCCGATCGACGCCGATGCGCATCATCACGCGCTGCTCGTTTCCAATTGCCTCGCGCAGAGCGAGGCCTTCATGCGCGGGCGCACGCTCGCCGAGGCGAAGGCGCAGCTCGCCGCCGCAGGGCTCGACGCCGCGCGCGTAGAGGCGCTGGCGCCGCACAAGGTCTTCACCGGTGATCGGCCGAGCAGCGTGCTGCTCTATCGCCGGCTCGATCCGCGCACGCTGGGTCGCCTCGTCGCGCTCTATGAGCACAAGGTCTTCGTGCAATCGGTGATCTGGGACATCAACCCCTTCGATCAATGGGGCGTGGAGCTCGGCAAGGAGCTGGCCAATCGTCTGGCGCCGATCGTGGAGGACAAGAATGCGCCGCTCGCCGGACTCGACGGCTCGACGGCGGGGCTCATCCGCTGGCGGCGGCGGGAAACCTGA
- a CDS encoding Mu transposase C-terminal domain-containing protein yields the protein MRKRSEATRPLEAVQIDHAKVDVMIVDEDSGRELGRPWITLGVDALTRMATGFHLALTPPTRLSTSLAILHSVCDKTRWLKERGVDFEWPVAGLPEAIHVDSNSFFGRRAFVRACREIGIETVWSEPASARYGAHIQELIGSRLGCVPLITDVGPMERGERDLYVGPHAQRLTLRELDSWIGAEIAGVYHCRKHRDLGRAPLTLWRKHMRDDLLRLPLDCVSFRLSLLPDDEGVLDEDGLRLHGRLYWSRAIADDFAAGRKRLEARYDPNDPSRIFVRRPSGRFVKARALAITMAIEAPPPDVELSEDSISASVVTSATTISCARKCANACPFLPADRLA from the coding sequence GTGCGGAAGAGATCAGAGGCCACACGGCCGCTCGAGGCCGTGCAGATCGATCACGCGAAAGTCGACGTGATGATCGTCGACGAAGACTCCGGCCGCGAGCTCGGCCGGCCGTGGATCACGCTCGGCGTCGACGCGCTCACACGCATGGCGACGGGCTTTCACCTCGCGCTCACGCCGCCGACGCGGCTGTCGACGAGCCTCGCCATCCTCCACTCCGTCTGCGACAAGACGCGCTGGCTGAAGGAGCGCGGCGTCGATTTCGAATGGCCCGTCGCCGGATTGCCGGAGGCGATCCATGTCGACTCCAACAGCTTCTTCGGTCGCCGCGCCTTCGTGCGCGCCTGTCGCGAGATCGGCATAGAGACGGTCTGGAGCGAGCCGGCGAGCGCACGCTATGGCGCGCATATACAGGAGCTGATCGGCAGCCGATTGGGCTGCGTTCCGCTCATCACCGATGTCGGCCCCATGGAGCGCGGCGAGCGCGATCTCTATGTCGGGCCGCATGCGCAACGTCTGACGCTGCGCGAGCTCGACAGCTGGATCGGCGCAGAGATCGCCGGCGTCTATCATTGCCGCAAGCATCGCGATCTCGGCCGCGCGCCGCTGACGCTGTGGCGCAAGCATATGCGCGACGATCTGCTGCGCCTGCCGCTCGATTGCGTGAGCTTCCGCCTATCGCTGCTGCCGGACGACGAAGGCGTGCTGGACGAGGACGGACTGCGCCTGCACGGCCGCCTCTATTGGTCGCGCGCCATCGCCGATGATTTCGCCGCCGGGCGCAAGCGCCTCGAGGCGCGCTATGATCCGAATGATCCCTCGCGCATTTTCGTGCGTCGTCCCTCTGGCCGATTCGTGAAGGCGCGCGCGCTGGCGATCACGATGGCGATCGAGGCGCCGCCGCCGGACGTCGAATTGTCCGAGGACTCGATCAGCGCATCCGTCGTGACCAGCGCGACCACCATCTCCTGCGCGCGCAAATGCGCGAACGCCTGCCCGTTCCTGCCCGCGGACCGCCTGGCCTAG